CGAGGATGCGGAAGGACTCCTCCTTGTCCGCGGTCCACCCGAAGGTGTTGCCGCCGAGCGTGAGGGGGAACACGTCCAGGTTCGTGCGGGGGATACGGGCCATCGGTCGTCTCCTTGGGTCGTGGGTCAGGTGTGCCGGTCAGGGTCCATTGTCCCCCATCGGTCCACGCGGTGTGACGCAGGCCTCAGTGGGGGAGGGGGTGCCGGGGTCAGGCCGCGAGGAGGGCGACGAGCGCAACCAGCGGCATGACGCCCTGCACCACCGCGGCGCGCATCTTGTCCGGCGAGGACACCCCGAGGACGACCGCCGCCGCGAGCATCGACCCGCACCCGGCGGTGAGCAGCGCCGTCGACACCGCCGGCGCCGCGGCCCACAGCACCATGCCCGCCAGCGTGACCACCGCGAGGAACAGGTTGTAGAACCCCTGGTTGAACGCGAGCGCCTTCGTGGCCTCGGCCTCCTCGGGCG
The sequence above is drawn from the Corynebacterium bovis DSM 20582 = CIP 54.80 genome and encodes:
- a CDS encoding DUF1304 domain-containing protein, with translation MSVVVLVAAALATILHVYIFVLESVLWTGRARAVFGTTPEEAEATKALAFNQGFYNLFLAVVTLAGMVLWAAAPAVSTALLTAGCGSMLAAAVVLGVSSPDKMRAAVVQGVMPLVALVALLAA